The nucleotide window TTTCTtccaaataaaaaattctttatgtttaaaatttggatattcatgaatatttatagATATCCATGGTAGATTCGAGGTATACGTGGATGTTAATCCTCAAATATctataatttgaatttattttatattatagtataatagatttaaatagataaatattaaatttatatataaattttgatttgatataattatacaaataaaattttatttgtggttcaaatatatatataaaactttaattttgatttaatcatatatatttaaagaaataaatatgtcaatttatttttaaattggataaatatcattatttttatatgcaatatataaacataaaatgatattatatcaaCAATTATGTTATTAGTTTGTGAaattggatcaaatcaaaatttcatgtataaaattgtgCAAAATCtaagttcatgtataaaattacatattaagCCAAAGTTGatgtataattttaagatttaccTAAATTCAACTTAAGATATTTATCAATCAAACCCCCTTTACTTTTACAAATAACTAGTGATAGATCTTGATATCAAATTTTGAGGGTCtaattgaaattttcaaaaattatgagagcttaattaaaaattttaaatatattcaaGGGAATAATGAAAATATCTAGAAAAAATTTTGGGTAGACTAAGGCTCCGCGGCACATATTACCATCCGACCTGCAAATAACCAAATTGACATTATCTGCTCTCCagattaatatattatttgctacttatatttggttttaatatttaatttggtatttaagtttttttttgtcTCAATTTAGTACTTAAGTTTGGCTTCAAAGTTTAGTTTGGTACATGAGTTTTTTCAAATTGATACTTGAGTTTTTATTTTTCTCATATAAATACCTAAGTTTTACTtcaatattcaatttggtacctgaGTTTTTCTTTTGTCCCAATTATGTACTTATGTTTTTTTACTAGAGCACatatgtcaaatatttatcgGGCGACATGATGTTGTTTAGgttaggtaccaaattgaacattgaaGTTAAACTTGAGTACAAATTGGGACAAAAAAACTCAAGTATCAAAATTAACATTGAAGCTAAATATAGGAACCAAAtggtatattaatttttttgACTTACGAAATTCAGATATTCGGATAGGAACTTAAAAAGATTTATGAATTAAAAACTCCTCCACTCAGCATTAAATACCGGTATACTAGACATACCAAATGTCAACCAAAAATTGAAGAGCTACGTTCTCTTTGTATAACGGTGAACCATAACAAACAAACTTGAAAATGGCAGATCACTGCAATGGAAGCTCTCACACCTCTGAATCTTTTGCCAATATTCCACCAATAAAATTCACCAAGCTCTTTATAAATGGCAACTTCGTCGACTCCGTTTCGGGTAAGCGAAACTGGCGAAAAAGTTATAAGCTAATACAATAGTTCTCTCTAATTGTTTATGATCTCGTTACAGGGAAAACGTTCGAGGCGATCGACCCGAGAACTGGGGAGGCGATAACCCGAGTTTCGAAAGGGGACAAAGAGGATGTTGATTTGGCTGTGAAGGCTGCACGTTTTGCTTTTGATAATGGCCCTTGGCCTCGCTTGTCTGGCTCTGTATGTCTTTCTGCTTTACGTTATTTCcttcattcaatttattatgtatgtatgtgtGTATGTGTATGATttgattcttttcttttcttttgaacaATAACAAAAGGTCCAATTAATTTGAGTACTACTTATGAATTTAATTGCATCTGGTGTCTTCAAATTATGGTTCAAACTTTAAATTGGtttataaatttcaaaacattataTTTGAGTTTTTCATTAGTTTCATATCTGTAAGGTCTTTCTCTCAATAAAATCATTAGTTTGAGTATTATATGCTAGCTCGAATTTGACATGAAACATATTTAAAGCatataaattaaattgtaaatacaTGTTATACCATAGATAACTTGAATATGATGTGTTAAGAAAATAGCTTTGAAAACTCAAAGGGTGAAGTCAGAATATTTTTGGGAAGGCATGCAATaaagttaaatatatattttggagctaaaaaatgcaatttttcactgttttaatagtttatatctttatattttttttcaaatgactaaattaaactTTTATCATTTTTGAAGGATTAAAGTGAAATTTCATCTTGTACTAACTCTAAAAGTTTATCAAATTTAAAAGGCTAATAGTGGGATTCCTATTTTAAGGGGACAGATCCCCTACCAGCTCCTCGTGCCGTCCTATAAGAACCAGAACCAGGGATAAAGGCAAAGGGGCAGGAAGCGGCTTGCCCCCTCAAATGGTAGATTTGCCATTTAGCCccttaaatatttatgaaattatatGTTAGTAGCATAATGGTAAAATTCCACTTTAACCTCCCCAATAATTTATGATTCATCTTCTTCTCCCCTAAAGCAATTTTTTTACTCCGTCCCCGATAGGAATTGTTGGTTTTTCTTAGCACATCAAATTCAAGTTGTCTTACATATCAAAATTGACATTCAATGTCTAAAATGACCACTAAACTTACAAAATTACCTGATTGATAGGCTATTAATAATTTGAAGATTCAATTTTAAGGGTCAATTAAGTGAAATTAACTCATTTCTTTCATGTTAGGAACGAGGAAGGATCTTGATGAAGTTAGCAGACTTAATAGAAGAAAATATAGAAGAAATAGCTTCATTGGATGCGATTAATGGTGGCAAGCTATTCTCTCTTTGCAAGCTCATTGACATACCAAATGCTTCAATGGCACTACGTTACTATGCTGGTGCAGCTGATAAAATCCATGGAACCGTGTTGAAATTAAGCAAAGGACTCCATGGTTACACTCTTAGGGAACCCATTGGTGTTGTAGGAGCTATAATCCCATGGAATTTCCCCACTATCATGTTCTTCATGAAGGTTGCACCAGCATTAGCTGCTGGCTGCACCATTGTGGTTAAACCAGCTGAACAAACCCCTCTTTCAGCTCTTTATTATGCTCATCTTGCTAAGCTGGTAATTAAAAGCTTGGATTAAATGAAACAATGTTGAGGGGGTCGGCTCTCTTTTGAGAGAAGTTTTTAAATGGTCCTCTGTCGAGCAGCTAATCGGACTCTCAAATAATAGAGGTATTATGCCTAAAGTGTTCATGCTCAGTTTTAACCTTGGAATTTTTTCTTTCAGACTTCAAAGAGAACCCAGCCGGGTTTATAGAGTTTGTGGGAATGCCTCACCACCAAGgaaatgttttataattttatcattttagggcCAAATGATAAAACATTTCTTTGGTGAACCTAAGCACTTGCGGCAAACTCCGTGAACCCATTTGTGCTCTCCTCAAAGTAGAGAAACAAAACTTGAAGCTAAAACTGAGTATAGTCACCTCAGGGACAATACTTTTATTGTTTGAGAGTTTAATCAAATACTCGACGGACAACACTTCAAAATTTTCTCCCAAATTACCTATCCCACAACAAAGTTTTTCGATTGTCCATGAAATGGAAATTATGTTGTTgaaatgggttttttttttttttttggttcttgtTTACTTTGAAATTGCTCAGGCTGGTGTTCCTGATGGAGTGCTTAATGTTGTGAATGGATACGGAGAGACTGCTGGTGCTGCCATTAGCTCTCATATGGACATTGATAAAGTAAGCTttgatttcatttatatatagagGATTTTCACTTGGCTCAAAGCTTCAAATTGTCTTGATTGAGCCTTCTAACTTTGTTGATtaggcttcttttttttttttaatcgaaTCATTAGTTTAGATTATAAATGCTAGTTTGGATCTAACATGAAAGCGAATCAAGAATTTTTTTTGAGTCAAAATTGAGTAATAGATTTTGaatatattaaatatgaattttatcatatattaatttatgatttaatGATTTTTGAAGAACTAAATAGATTTTTTTAAGGGTCAAAGCATAATTTTccctatattatttataatttgatcatttataAGAAACTATAATTACAATTTTATAATTTGAGGGGCGGATTAGGGCCCTTGCTTGCCCTCTTTATATCCGCCTTTGACATGAAGCATATTTTAAATATGTATACCTATTGTATTAATAGCTTGAATTTGACATCATGAAAGAAAAAAGAGGGTGTCAAGTCCCTCCATTATAAGGACGGGTTCAAATCAATTCCTTTgctattaaatgaattaatttaatccttaaactagggaaaagaataaaataatgttaaattttgatagagttaacatttattgtttaaaaaatcACATGAAATTTTTTTCCATTTTGCAAACccataaaatctataaaaataccAACTCtgataaataataagtaacatttTTTAAACACTAAATGTTACTCTGTTTTgaccttatttgattctttttactAATACAAAGTCCAAAACAATCAATTTAATAGTATAGGAATTAACTCGAATTGGTACCAATAATAGTGGGACTCAGGTACAATGCCAAGGGGGATAGGCAGCCCTACGCCTGTCTCAAATGGTAAATTATCATTTTAATCTTTTAAAGTTTCTAAATTTATAAGTTAGTTTAATGACAGAAATACACATTAATCCCTTAAAGATGAAAAGTTTTAGTTTAATCCCTTTTAATATTCTAAAATAATAAgcatacataaaaataaaattatattttgatctatttaaaattttataatttaattttagcccCCAAAAATAAAATTCTGATTTTGTCTCTCGTAGAATTTAATATGTACTTTCACCTTTAATGATGCAATTAAAATGTTGAATTTAGTATGTACTTTCACCTTTAGCGATGCAATTAGAATGTTTTAAAATACGGGTCATACTTGATGGGCTTTTCAGGTGAGTTTTACAGGGTCAACTGAAGTTGGTCGTAAGATAATGGTAGCAGCAGCAACAAGCAATTTGAAACCAGTTTCATTAGAGTTGGGTGGCAAATCACCATTGTTAATATTTGATGACGCTGATGTTGATGAAGCTGCAAATATTGCTTTCAATGGCACGTTCTTCAACAAAGTAGGTGTTTTTTTTTGGTTATGTTCAAACTTTAACTTTACAATTTGatacttgaatttaacaaaaacaTTGGCAATGTTTCTAAATTTGTAGGGAGAAATTTGTGTGGCGAGTTCTCGTGTTTATGTACAAGAAGGTATTTATGATAAGATTGTGGACAAGTTGGTAGAGAAAGCAAAAGCATTGGTTGTTGGAGATCCTTTTGACCCTCAAGTTAATCAAGGACCCCAAGTAAGTTTTATTATAATGAACCTTAGTTAGGCTAAACCTGTTTAAGGGATTGGATTATTTCCTTCGTTTTAAATGCTCGCTTGAAATTTGAGGAAAAAAAAGAGTTAATTTCATAAGACATTTCAAAGTATGGCCTTTATTTTGAATTGGTCTCAAATTTCAAaactttttaattatttctttaaattattaatgttatatcAATAAGATTTTAATCTGTTATTGAAACTATTAAATAACAAGTAAAATCttatgacataatttaaaataaatttttaataaattgtttGCATAGGTAAATACAAGAAGGCCAATTAAGGCATTGACTCCCAAATAATAGAAAATCGCTATTTAGTCTTTTAAAatgatataattaaaaattaatatatagtaGAATTGCACTTTAaactttcaaaagaaaataattctatttaattctttcaaaaatgatgaaattatactTTAATATATGATGAAATTACATTTTGATCTCTTAagaattttataattcaattccaaGACCCTAAAATAATTTCTGAATCCACCCTACTGTTTGAACTCAGTTTGGATTTGGCTCAACTCGTAAACATGTCTAGACCCGAACCTATATAAATTAATATGGATGactgcttcttcttctttttgacAAATGGTGTAGGCTGATAAGAAGCAATTCGAGAAAATCCTATCATACATCGAGCATGGCAAAAGAGAAGGAGCTACTTTACTAACAGGAGGCAAACACATTGGCCAAAAGGGATATTACATACAGCCTACCATATTTGCTGATGTTAAGGTAACAAATATGTTGTTTGGACAACCTTAAAAATCTATGATGTTTTTTTATATGTCTCTTCATCTATGGGGACCTTTTGTTTAACAGGATGATATGATCATAgcaaaaaatgaaatttttgggccAGTAATGTCATTGATGAAGTTCAAGTAAGtagcttttatttaaaaaaaaaaaaaaaaaaactatgttggtaaaagtaccatgggcCCTTGTATTAATAGGCAAATTGCATTTTATCCCTTTAAAAATGGGCAAACTAGTTATTGAActttagattaaagagcaaacaTGTCATTCtgttataaattacattaatttctattgttaaaaactggTCCCTGTATGATAGCAAAAGGCACACGTGGCATGTCAAGTGTAACTGTCAAGTTATTTCGTCAATCACGccaatttttaacaatagaaatagatgaattttttaacaaaaagggCCAATTTGGTCTTTAATCTAATTTATAAAGACTAAGTTGTCCGTTTTTTGAGTAAAAGGGACAAAATGCAATTTAACTTTCAGTACAAAAACCTCCATTTTACTTTTACCATACTATGTTTCTCTTCCTGTTGATGAAACAATTTCATGTAtcattttgttttttcttttgtaAGAACTATGGAAGAGGGGATTAAGAGGGCAAACAACACGGCTTATGGCCTAGCAGCTGGGATTATAACGAAGGACTTGAACGTGGCAAACACCGTTTCGAGATCGGTCCGTGCTGGGGTCGTGTGGATCAACTGTTACACTGTGTTCGATATGGATTGCCCCTATGGCGGGTACAAGATGAGCGGGTTTGGAAGAGATTATGGTTTGGATGCACTTAACCAGTATCTGCAAATCAAGTCTGTTGTAACTCCCATTCACGATTCTCCATGGCATTGAACCTATTGAAAGTATACGAGTCCTGTACTATTACCCAAAAATGCTATTATAAGAGCATGTAGTGTTAAGGAGATAAGGATAAATAATGTTTTAGTGTTGATGATATATAGGGCAATCAACCAATAAATGTGATTTGGTTTGTAAGTTGGGAGTGTCAGTTTTGGCAACATATATTTTCTCATTGCTTTTGTCATCTTTACCTATTTATAGAATGGTTGGATTGACTTCAAGTTGTATCAATTTGGactgaaatttaaatttttagggGTCATTTCAGGTTATGCTCCAAATCATTTTGAGTTTGGATTATTTTGAATTTGTGTCATTTGTTTTGAGTCAAACCATTTTAAGTTTAGTTCATTTAAGTTTTCGTTCAGCTCAAATCATTTCGAGTTATTTAAGTATTATCAATTAAGTTTGAGAATCAAGTCATTTTTGGTTACTTATACAGatcatttaaattcaaatttaatatgttttaagTCATTTGAATTTGACACTTGAATTCAAGTAAGTTACTTATCCGaatcttttaaaatttaggtcATTTTGGATTGAGATCATTTCAAATTTTCTATCATAACATTACCTATGTAAGAGTATGGAGGCCTAGTAAGCAAAGCTAAACACGAGGGCGTAAATTAGCATAGAGTCATCACTAACTAATTAGGGCTAGATTACCTACATCTGAATCTCATGTTAAAATACATAAactaatttttaacaaaaaaataaaaaaactaatttaCTCGTTGATTTAACTATAACAACTAATTTATCCATTCTTTTAATAAAAGGGTAAAATATAATTCAACAACTAATATAAAACCTTCAACGTATAAATCAAATGTTCAAATTAGAATCAGTAGTCACTTATCTATTTATAAGGTTTTCTTTTTTTGGCTTCGTTGTTTCCAGCATTGTCATGTTATTGCTCTAGCTGTCGATAGTTAATGCCGGTGATGTCAAGCACGGACGAAAACAAGGAGACAAGCAGTGCCGTTAACCCAAAAAAATAATAGATTTAtcatttaatcccttaattattttaaaaattatatgttaatataatgataaaattaaactTTAACCCCAATAATTTATGATTCATTTTGACCCCCTAAAACAATAGGCTTCGAGTCAATGCAAGCTTATAATCTGCAATCAATAATTGGGAAGCATCAAATGATCCTTCTAAAATGCATCTCATCATTTCAAAGATTAAACTCTTGAATTTAAGTATTCTCTCAAATTAGAGAATAAAACTTGGGCCAAAAAAAAGGAAATCAAGAATAATCTACATTCATTTGTTTGATCTAAAAAGCCTTCTAAGGAGCCAGTTTTAAAAAGCTGTCAAAATGAGCTCAATATTTTCAATTGGCAGCATAtatatgaagaagatgatgaaagcTAGCCTAATATATCATACATTTAATAGATTCTAAATACAAAACATCCAAAAAGAGAAACTTTCAACTTCCATACGAAATCTCACCATGTAGAGAGCACAAGATCCTCCATTGAACGTACTTCTCGTTGCCCATTCTGATTGACGCAATCATTCATTATAAAGCTTCGAATGCTGAGAATAGGAACATTTAGAATGTCAGAAAATTAAGGAGGGCTTCAACGGATAATGAGAAGTCCACATCTtaatttagaaagaaaaaaaaaacccataaCAAATGCATATGGTTCAATGGCCATTAAGAAGTTCTGGAAACAAACAAGATTACGGTCTAAAATAATGAAACTAGATAATCATACAATAGATTACGATGGATCCTATATCATAAAAGACTGAAAATACAATAAGCCAAGGAatggtaaaagtaccatagagGCCCTTATACtaggagtcagattgcattttgctcCCTCTACTCAAAATATGGACAAATTAGTCCATGTACCATAGATCAAAGAGAAAACTGAtcttttctgttaaaaattccatctatttctaccattaaaacTGGTCCCTACAAACCAGCATGAGGAACACGTGCTGTCTGGTTATTTCGTCAACCATGCCAGTTTTTATCGGtataaatggatgaaatttttaacataaaTGACCGATTTACTCTTTGACTTAATGTACAAGAACTACTTTAACCATTTTTTGAGTAGAGCAGGCACAATGTAATCTGACTCTTAATACAAGGCCTCTATGGTTCTTTTACCACCAAGAGATGAGAAAGTGACCATTATAGCAAGCTTGCAAAAAATCCCCAAGTCAAATCTCACAAAGTGCccaagaggaaaaaaaaaaaaaaagcatattaAGTATCCAAAGATTGCTAAGAAATACCGGTCCATTTCATACAAATGGGAGAACGGAAGACAAGGATTTCAAGGTGAGACATATTAAATCTCTAGAACCATTAATTTAAGCTATACCTCATATTTGCTTCGATTGCAACACGATTTTACTATCTAGAAACCTAATCAAGACCTTATACTCCGTAAGATCTATTGCCACCTCTATCAACACTGACCAAATAAGAAAGTCATTATTGGGCCCAAACACGGCTATCCTTTCTATTGCTTAGAAATCTACTCGTTTATGCAAGGCCCTTTATAGGTTCTCATCTGGCACTGAGAAGGCCAGCCTGATCAGCTTAAGTTGAACCGAAGACCAAACTCAACCCACTATTAGTTCCCAGCTACTAGCAACATACTTATCCTCTAAACATATCAACTGTTAATGAAACAAAGGAAATTCAGTTAAGA belongs to Gossypium arboreum isolate Shixiya-1 chromosome 7, ASM2569848v2, whole genome shotgun sequence and includes:
- the LOC108453262 gene encoding aldehyde dehydrogenase family 2 member C4-like, giving the protein MADHCNGSSHTSESFANIPPIKFTKLFINGNFVDSVSGKTFEAIDPRTGEAITRVSKGDKEDVDLAVKAARFAFDNGPWPRLSGSERGRILMKLADLIEENIEEIASLDAINGGKLFSLCKLIDIPNASMALRYYAGAADKIHGTVLKLSKGLHGYTLREPIGVVGAIIPWNFPTIMFFMKVAPALAAGCTIVVKPAEQTPLSALYYAHLAKLAGVPDGVLNVVNGYGETAGAAISSHMDIDKVSFTGSTEVGRKIMVAAATSNLKPVSLELGGKSPLLIFDDADVDEAANIAFNGTFFNKGEICVASSRVYVQEGIYDKIVDKLVEKAKALVVGDPFDPQVNQGPQADKKQFEKILSYIEHGKREGATLLTGGKHIGQKGYYIQPTIFADVKDDMIIAKNEIFGPVMSLMKFKTMEEGIKRANNTAYGLAAGIITKDLNVANTVSRSVRAGVVWINCYTVFDMDCPYGGYKMSGFGRDYGLDALNQYLQIKSVVTPIHDSPWH